From the genome of Vicia villosa cultivar HV-30 ecotype Madison, WI linkage group LG2, Vvil1.0, whole genome shotgun sequence, one region includes:
- the LOC131649979 gene encoding uncharacterized protein LOC131649979: MHFIGPYQIMQKICEVAYQIAFPPSLYNLYDVFYVSQLRRYISGPPHVIQVDDVQMRDNLIVAASPMQIEDSEVNQLRGKEIISVKVAWGGPTDGIVTRKLESQM; the protein is encoded by the coding sequence ATGCATTTCATTGGTCCATACCAGATTATGCAGAAGATATGTGAAGTGGCCTATCAGATTGCTTTTCCACCGTCACTTTATAATCTCTATGATGTGTTTTATGTGTCTCAGTTAAGGAGATACATTTCGGGTCCACcacatgtgatccaagtggatgatgtacaaaTGAGAGATAACTTGATTGTTGCGGCATCACCCATGCAGATAGAGGATTCAGAAGTGAATCAGTTACGTGGTAAAGAGATTATCTCGGTGaaggtagcttggggaggaccaactGATGGGATTGTGACTAGGAAGCTTGAGAGCCAGATGTAG
- the LOC131652047 gene encoding filament-like plant protein 4 isoform X2 — MDRRGWPWKKKSSDKVTKTDKPFEAHDSVDSTLSSVAHLGNQENCANKNYVQIPMDSYTCMTGLEDQVKDLESKLSAAYSELDNKENLVKQHAKVAEEAVSGWEKADAEVVSLRSQLESITLSKRSCDERVTHLDGALKECVKQIRTIKEENEKKIQEVILMKSQQWERFKLELESEIDKLDKGLREEASENAALLRSLHESSNKIVKLKEEKSEVEAELELQKKNVQSYEKEVNSLKYELHIVSKEMDIRNEEKNMIMKSAEVANKRHSEDVKTIARLEGECQRLRGLLRKKLPGPAALAQMKLEVESTHRVISGIHQRKSSNQQESEFLSVLKRFEVFEEETTRLKEALASSNAELQASRNLYTKTVGRVKSLEAEVQILHQERSSQTQKSNLELNYRNSSSRISSNSPSITSISDSWHEDPESPVESFAASVSGHFEVSRVRSSVKYENRKSEAISELMDDFLEMEKMACSSDNDSVQIANKVKNDSEDNQLKSNDALVEIQLKCMTESYKSLQTHVEELEAENKRLKEKIDELKNDLEEEKHCHHNALARHKELEEKMQRDKCLECTSNSAAKKDIDTRKDAELAAAEKKLAQCQETLHVLGRQLQAMCPQIGSKRLQTNESSIIPNYDWSNSNGSYNSDEIDHAEACSLSSNSDIQGANDEFSSSRNFSSTSCLSDTECNRSVNSSIVSEGSHR, encoded by the exons ATGGACCGTCGAGGTTGGCCGTGGAAGAAAAAATCATCTGATAAAGTCACAAAGACTGATAAACCGTTTGAGGCACATGACTCTGTTGATTCTACCTTGTCTTCTGTGGCACATTTAGGAAATCAG GAAAATTGCGCAAATAAGAATTATGTTCAAATTCCAATGGACTCATACACATGTATGACTGGATTGGAAGATCAAGTAAAAGATTTGGAATCAAAGCTATCAGCAGCTTATTCAGAGTTAGATAACAAGGAAAATCTGGTTAAACAGCATGCGAAAGTTGCGGAGGAAGCAGTCTCAG GTTGGGAGAAAGCTGATGCAGAAGTTGTTTCCTTAAGAAGTCAACTTGAATCTATCACTCTTTCGAAGCGTAGTTGTGATGAGAGAGTAACTCACTTAGACGGAGCTTTGAAAGAATGCGTGAAGCAGATAAGAACTATAAAGGAAGAAAATGAGAAGAAAATACAAGAGGTGATTCTTATGAAGTCTCAACAGTGGGAAAGGTTCAAGTTAGAGCTTGAATCGGAAATAGATAAGTTGGATAAAGGACTTCGCGAAGAAGCTTCTGAAAATGCCGCGCTTCTGAGATCGCTTCATGAGAGTTCAAACAAAATAGTGAAACTAAAAGAAGAAAAGTCTGAAGTTGAGGCCGAGTTAGAGCTTCAAAAGAAGAATGTTCAGTCATATGAGAAAGAAGTGAATTCTTTGAAGTATGAGCTGCATATTGTTTCTAAGGAGATGGATATTCGAAACGAAGAGAAGAACATGATAATGAAATCGGCAGAAGTGGCTAACAAACGGCACTCCGAGGATGTTAAGACTATTGCTAGGTTGGAGGGTGAGTGTCAACGTCTTCGTGGTCTGCTGCGAAAGAAGTTACCTGGACCTGCTGCATTGGCACAAATGAAGCTAGAAGTTGAGAGTACGCACCGCGTCATTAGTGGAATTCATCAAAGGAAAAGTAGTAACCAGCAAGAATCTGAGTTTCTTAGTGTGTTGAAACGATTTGAGGTGTTTGAAGAAGAAACAACGAGATTGAAAGAAGCTTTGGCCTCAAGTAATGCTGAACTACAGGCTTCTAGGAACTTGTACACTAAAACAGTTGGTAGAGTCAAGAGCTTAGAAGCTGAGGTACAAATTCTTCATCAAGAAAGAAGTTCGCAGACGCAGAAATCAAATTTAGAGCTCAATTACCGGAATTCTTCGAGTAGAATTTCTAGCAATTCACCAAGCATCACTTCTATATCTGATAGTTGGCATGAGGATCCAGAAAGTCCTGTTGAGTCATTTGCAGCCTCAGTTTCTGGCCATTTTGAAGTAAGTCGAGTTAGAAGCTCGGTTAAATATGAGAATCGCAAAAGTGAAGCTATCTCAGAACTGATGGACGATTTCCTCGAAATGGAGAAAATGGCATGTTCGTCAGACAATGACAGTGTACAGATTGCTAACAAAGTAAAGAACGATTCCGAAGATAATCAATTAAAATCAAATGACGCTTTGGTTGAGATTCAGCTGAAATGTATGACAGAGTCTTATAAGTCACTTCAAACACATGTAGAAGAGCTAGAAGCTGAAAATAAGCGTCTTAAGGAAAAGATAGATGAGCTAAAGAACGATCTCGAGGAGGAGAAACACTGTCATCATAATGCTTTGGCGAGGCACAAAGAATTAGAGGAAAAAATGCAAAG GGATAAGTGTCTGGAGTGTACGTCAAATTCGGCAGCAAAGAAAGACATTGATACTCGGAAG GACGCAGAACTAGCAGCTGCAGAGAAAAAGCTAGCACAATGTCAAGAGACGCTACATGTACTTGGCAGGCAGTTACAAGCAATGTGTCCACAAATTGGCTCTAAAAGACTTCAAACAAATGAATCGTCGATTATACCAAATTATGATTGGTCGAATTCCAATGGCTCCTATAACTCAGATGAAATTGATCATGCTGAAGCATGTAGTCTATCTTCTAATTCTGATATTCAAGGAGCGAATGACGAGTTTTCATCATCTCGGAACTTTAGTTCCACGTCATGTCTTTCAGACACAGAATGCAACCGTTCGGTAAACTCTTCAATAGTATCAGAGGGATCTCACCGATGA
- the LOC131652047 gene encoding filament-like plant protein 4 isoform X1, with protein MDRRGWPWKKKSSDKVTKTDKPFEAHDSVDSTLSSVAHLGNQQENCANKNYVQIPMDSYTCMTGLEDQVKDLESKLSAAYSELDNKENLVKQHAKVAEEAVSGWEKADAEVVSLRSQLESITLSKRSCDERVTHLDGALKECVKQIRTIKEENEKKIQEVILMKSQQWERFKLELESEIDKLDKGLREEASENAALLRSLHESSNKIVKLKEEKSEVEAELELQKKNVQSYEKEVNSLKYELHIVSKEMDIRNEEKNMIMKSAEVANKRHSEDVKTIARLEGECQRLRGLLRKKLPGPAALAQMKLEVESTHRVISGIHQRKSSNQQESEFLSVLKRFEVFEEETTRLKEALASSNAELQASRNLYTKTVGRVKSLEAEVQILHQERSSQTQKSNLELNYRNSSSRISSNSPSITSISDSWHEDPESPVESFAASVSGHFEVSRVRSSVKYENRKSEAISELMDDFLEMEKMACSSDNDSVQIANKVKNDSEDNQLKSNDALVEIQLKCMTESYKSLQTHVEELEAENKRLKEKIDELKNDLEEEKHCHHNALARHKELEEKMQRDKCLECTSNSAAKKDIDTRKDAELAAAEKKLAQCQETLHVLGRQLQAMCPQIGSKRLQTNESSIIPNYDWSNSNGSYNSDEIDHAEACSLSSNSDIQGANDEFSSSRNFSSTSCLSDTECNRSVNSSIVSEGSHR; from the exons ATGGACCGTCGAGGTTGGCCGTGGAAGAAAAAATCATCTGATAAAGTCACAAAGACTGATAAACCGTTTGAGGCACATGACTCTGTTGATTCTACCTTGTCTTCTGTGGCACATTTAGGAAATCAG CAGGAAAATTGCGCAAATAAGAATTATGTTCAAATTCCAATGGACTCATACACATGTATGACTGGATTGGAAGATCAAGTAAAAGATTTGGAATCAAAGCTATCAGCAGCTTATTCAGAGTTAGATAACAAGGAAAATCTGGTTAAACAGCATGCGAAAGTTGCGGAGGAAGCAGTCTCAG GTTGGGAGAAAGCTGATGCAGAAGTTGTTTCCTTAAGAAGTCAACTTGAATCTATCACTCTTTCGAAGCGTAGTTGTGATGAGAGAGTAACTCACTTAGACGGAGCTTTGAAAGAATGCGTGAAGCAGATAAGAACTATAAAGGAAGAAAATGAGAAGAAAATACAAGAGGTGATTCTTATGAAGTCTCAACAGTGGGAAAGGTTCAAGTTAGAGCTTGAATCGGAAATAGATAAGTTGGATAAAGGACTTCGCGAAGAAGCTTCTGAAAATGCCGCGCTTCTGAGATCGCTTCATGAGAGTTCAAACAAAATAGTGAAACTAAAAGAAGAAAAGTCTGAAGTTGAGGCCGAGTTAGAGCTTCAAAAGAAGAATGTTCAGTCATATGAGAAAGAAGTGAATTCTTTGAAGTATGAGCTGCATATTGTTTCTAAGGAGATGGATATTCGAAACGAAGAGAAGAACATGATAATGAAATCGGCAGAAGTGGCTAACAAACGGCACTCCGAGGATGTTAAGACTATTGCTAGGTTGGAGGGTGAGTGTCAACGTCTTCGTGGTCTGCTGCGAAAGAAGTTACCTGGACCTGCTGCATTGGCACAAATGAAGCTAGAAGTTGAGAGTACGCACCGCGTCATTAGTGGAATTCATCAAAGGAAAAGTAGTAACCAGCAAGAATCTGAGTTTCTTAGTGTGTTGAAACGATTTGAGGTGTTTGAAGAAGAAACAACGAGATTGAAAGAAGCTTTGGCCTCAAGTAATGCTGAACTACAGGCTTCTAGGAACTTGTACACTAAAACAGTTGGTAGAGTCAAGAGCTTAGAAGCTGAGGTACAAATTCTTCATCAAGAAAGAAGTTCGCAGACGCAGAAATCAAATTTAGAGCTCAATTACCGGAATTCTTCGAGTAGAATTTCTAGCAATTCACCAAGCATCACTTCTATATCTGATAGTTGGCATGAGGATCCAGAAAGTCCTGTTGAGTCATTTGCAGCCTCAGTTTCTGGCCATTTTGAAGTAAGTCGAGTTAGAAGCTCGGTTAAATATGAGAATCGCAAAAGTGAAGCTATCTCAGAACTGATGGACGATTTCCTCGAAATGGAGAAAATGGCATGTTCGTCAGACAATGACAGTGTACAGATTGCTAACAAAGTAAAGAACGATTCCGAAGATAATCAATTAAAATCAAATGACGCTTTGGTTGAGATTCAGCTGAAATGTATGACAGAGTCTTATAAGTCACTTCAAACACATGTAGAAGAGCTAGAAGCTGAAAATAAGCGTCTTAAGGAAAAGATAGATGAGCTAAAGAACGATCTCGAGGAGGAGAAACACTGTCATCATAATGCTTTGGCGAGGCACAAAGAATTAGAGGAAAAAATGCAAAG GGATAAGTGTCTGGAGTGTACGTCAAATTCGGCAGCAAAGAAAGACATTGATACTCGGAAG GACGCAGAACTAGCAGCTGCAGAGAAAAAGCTAGCACAATGTCAAGAGACGCTACATGTACTTGGCAGGCAGTTACAAGCAATGTGTCCACAAATTGGCTCTAAAAGACTTCAAACAAATGAATCGTCGATTATACCAAATTATGATTGGTCGAATTCCAATGGCTCCTATAACTCAGATGAAATTGATCATGCTGAAGCATGTAGTCTATCTTCTAATTCTGATATTCAAGGAGCGAATGACGAGTTTTCATCATCTCGGAACTTTAGTTCCACGTCATGTCTTTCAGACACAGAATGCAACCGTTCGGTAAACTCTTCAATAGTATCAGAGGGATCTCACCGATGA
- the LOC131646764 gene encoding auxin-responsive protein SAUR50-like — protein MAMRKSNKLPQAEVIKQILKRCSSFGKKHGYDEEDLPDDVPKGHFAVYVGENRTRYIIPISWLSHPQFQSLLQRAEEEFGFNHDMGLTIPCDEVVFESLTSLMR, from the coding sequence ATGGCCATGAGAAAATCCAACAAACTTCCACAAGCTGAAGTTATCAAGCAAATTCTCAAAAGATGTTCAAGTTTTGGCAAAAAGCATGGTTATGATGAAGAGGATCTTCCTGATGATGTACCAAAAGGTCATTTTGCAGTTTATGTTGGTGAGAATAGAACAAGGTACATTATTCCAATTTCTTGGCTATCACATCCTCAATTTCAAAGTTTGTTACAAAGAGCTGAAGAGGAGTTTGGTTTCAATCATGATATGGGACTTACTATCCCTTGTGATGAAGTTGTTTTTGAGTCATTAACTTCATTGATGAGATAA